A genome region from Baekduia alba includes the following:
- a CDS encoding isochorismate synthase, protein MASVSTAAASGGFALSSHDRERLRRRVKEALRRARRGGEALAAITVRVGTEVDPSAVVAASRRGAEAAGSRGAAAAGQGSGGEPAGSRGGIAAGQGSGGEPAGSRGGIAAGQGSGGEPAGSRGGIAAGQGSGGEPWFCFEQPDRDRAAVAALGVAVAIEAGGKDRFTAVAKRWRSLASRAACDPPDGPRGCGPIAVGGFAFAPDGGQSPPWAGFAAASLHVPEVAFVRRGDDVRLTFCVLAQPDDTVDDLVARVAARAASLRDGVGLPLLDPSPAGRYRVVSAMPPEHYEQAVARGVDRIAAGELDKIVLAREVQVHAPVDHDPAAVLGVLREAFPSCHLVCAGRGDAAFVAASPELLIRRDGERAATLALAGSARRSADPAVDDHLGERLMRSAKDREEQAIVTRRIAQTLRPYSVWVTAHDEPEVVKMANIQHLGTPIRAQLSKSVSVVELAGLLHPTPAVGGEPLAVAAPLIPALEGLDRGWYAGPVGWTDLDEDGEFVVGLRCALLRGPVARCYAGVGVVRDSDPAAELAETEVKLQALLPVLAG, encoded by the coding sequence ATGGCCTCGGTCTCCACCGCCGCCGCCTCGGGTGGCTTCGCGCTGTCGTCCCACGATCGGGAGCGGCTGCGCCGGAGGGTGAAGGAGGCGCTACGCCGTGCGCGGCGCGGCGGCGAGGCGTTGGCGGCCATCACGGTGCGCGTCGGAACCGAGGTGGACCCGAGCGCGGTCGTGGCGGCGTCGCGGCGTGGCGCCGAGGCCGCCGGATCGCGTGGCGCCGCCGCCGCCGGGCAGGGCTCAGGCGGCGAACCGGCCGGATCGCGTGGCGGCATCGCTGCCGGGCAGGGCTCAGGCGGCGAACCGGCCGGATCGCGTGGCGGCATCGCTGCCGGGCAGGGCTCAGGCGGCGAACCGGCCGGATCGCGTGGCGGCATCGCTGCCGGGCAGGGCTCAGGCGGCGAACCGTGGTTCTGCTTCGAGCAGCCGGACCGCGATCGGGCGGCGGTCGCGGCGCTCGGCGTCGCGGTGGCGATCGAGGCCGGGGGCAAGGACCGCTTCACGGCCGTCGCCAAGCGGTGGCGGTCGCTGGCGTCGCGCGCGGCGTGCGATCCGCCGGACGGCCCGCGCGGGTGCGGGCCGATCGCGGTCGGCGGCTTCGCGTTCGCGCCCGACGGCGGCCAGTCGCCGCCGTGGGCCGGCTTCGCGGCGGCGTCGCTGCACGTCCCGGAGGTCGCGTTCGTCCGGCGCGGCGACGACGTCCGGCTCACCTTCTGCGTCCTGGCCCAGCCCGACGACACGGTCGACGACCTCGTCGCGCGGGTCGCTGCCCGCGCCGCGTCGCTGCGCGACGGCGTCGGCCTCCCGCTGCTGGACCCGTCGCCGGCGGGTCGCTACCGCGTCGTCTCGGCGATGCCGCCCGAGCACTACGAGCAGGCGGTCGCGCGCGGCGTCGACCGGATCGCCGCCGGCGAGCTCGACAAGATCGTCCTGGCCCGCGAGGTCCAGGTCCACGCGCCGGTCGACCACGACCCGGCCGCGGTCCTCGGGGTCCTGCGCGAGGCGTTCCCGTCCTGCCACCTCGTGTGCGCGGGCCGCGGCGACGCCGCGTTCGTCGCCGCCTCGCCGGAGCTGCTGATCCGCCGCGACGGCGAGCGCGCCGCGACGCTCGCGCTGGCCGGCTCGGCGCGCCGCAGCGCCGACCCGGCGGTCGACGACCACCTCGGCGAGCGCCTGATGCGGTCGGCCAAGGACCGCGAGGAGCAGGCGATCGTCACCCGCCGCATCGCGCAGACGCTGCGGCCCTACTCGGTCTGGGTCACCGCCCACGACGAGCCCGAGGTCGTGAAGATGGCCAACATCCAGCACTTGGGCACGCCGATCCGCGCGCAGCTGTCGAAGTCGGTCAGCGTCGTCGAGCTGGCGGGCCTCCTGCACCCGACGCCCGCGGTCGGCGGCGAGCCGCTGGCGGTCGCCGCCCCGCTGATCCCGGCGCTCGAAGGCCTGGACCGCGGCTGGTACGCGGGCCCGGTGGGGTGGACCGACCTCGACGAGGACGGCGAGTTCGTGGTCGGCCTGCGCTGCGCGCTCCTGCGCGGGCCGGTGGCGCGGTGCTACGCCGGCGTCGGCGTGGTGCGCGACTCGGATCCGGCGGCGGAGCTGGCCGAGACCGAGGTCAAGTTGCAGGCGTTGCTGCCGGTGCTGGCGGGCTGA
- the menD gene encoding 2-succinyl-5-enolpyruvyl-6-hydroxy-3-cyclohexene-1-carboxylic-acid synthase — MSETRDTYLLLRAFVDELHRGGVAGACTSPGSRSTPLVLTLARDGRLPVTSHVDERCAAFFALGLAQATGRPAALACTSGTAAANYAPAVIEAAEAGVPLIVLTTDRPPELRDVGAGQTIDQIKLYGSYAKWFFEVGTHAATPDRLRWIRQLACRALAIATEGRPGPVHLNFSLREPLVLDQPLDGAPGDGGRAGDAPWTTVTRPRQDAAPLRDWLRAQTEARNGAGGVVVAGRGADGPALARLAEALAWPLLADPLSGARTGGAAIAHYDALLHDERWRAGVVPRCVLRVGDLPTSKPLRQWLAALPDGVAQIALVPAGRWPDPDAALTDIMALDPSAVGAIDEVWPTDAAWLGRWRDADARAAAAIDATLAGLDEPGIARALATDTPAGATVVVAASMPIRDVETFWPVRDPAPRALANRGANGIDGTISTAYGVAAAPGAGPTYLLIGDVALAHDVGGLLAGRRLGVPLTIVVVDNDGGGIFDFLPVGQAGGPEYEEHVLTPTGIDVERAAALYGARYRAVEDLPQLRAALAAPAADGTTILHARTERAANVALHRGVWSAVRAALA; from the coding sequence ATGAGCGAGACCCGCGACACCTACCTGCTCCTGCGCGCCTTCGTCGACGAGCTGCACCGCGGCGGGGTCGCGGGCGCGTGCACCTCGCCCGGCTCGCGGTCGACGCCGCTGGTCCTGACGCTCGCGCGCGACGGCCGGCTGCCGGTCACCTCGCACGTCGACGAGCGCTGCGCGGCGTTCTTCGCGCTCGGGCTCGCGCAGGCGACCGGCCGGCCCGCGGCGCTGGCGTGCACGTCGGGGACGGCGGCCGCGAACTACGCGCCGGCGGTGATCGAGGCCGCCGAGGCGGGCGTGCCGCTGATCGTGCTGACGACCGACCGGCCGCCGGAGCTGCGCGACGTCGGCGCCGGCCAGACGATCGACCAGATCAAGTTGTACGGGTCGTACGCGAAGTGGTTCTTCGAGGTCGGGACGCACGCCGCGACGCCGGACCGGCTGCGCTGGATCCGCCAGCTCGCCTGTCGCGCGCTGGCGATCGCGACCGAGGGACGGCCCGGCCCGGTCCACCTGAACTTCTCGCTGCGCGAGCCGCTGGTCCTCGACCAGCCGCTGGACGGCGCGCCGGGCGACGGCGGCCGCGCCGGCGACGCGCCGTGGACGACCGTGACGCGTCCGCGGCAGGACGCCGCGCCGCTGCGCGACTGGCTGCGCGCGCAGACCGAGGCGCGCAACGGCGCGGGCGGGGTGGTCGTCGCCGGCCGCGGCGCCGACGGGCCGGCGCTCGCGCGGCTGGCCGAGGCGCTCGCGTGGCCGCTGCTGGCCGACCCGCTGTCGGGCGCCCGGACCGGCGGCGCGGCGATCGCGCACTACGACGCGCTGCTGCACGACGAGCGCTGGCGCGCCGGCGTGGTGCCGCGCTGCGTCCTGCGCGTTGGCGACCTCCCGACGTCCAAGCCGCTGCGCCAGTGGCTGGCGGCGCTGCCCGACGGCGTGGCGCAGATCGCCCTGGTGCCGGCGGGCCGCTGGCCGGATCCCGACGCGGCGCTGACCGACATCATGGCCTTGGACCCGTCCGCGGTGGGCGCGATCGACGAGGTCTGGCCGACCGACGCCGCGTGGCTCGGCCGCTGGCGCGACGCCGACGCGCGTGCCGCGGCAGCGATCGACGCGACGCTCGCCGGCCTCGACGAGCCCGGGATCGCGCGGGCGCTGGCGACCGACACGCCGGCGGGCGCCACCGTCGTCGTGGCCGCCTCGATGCCGATCCGCGACGTCGAGACGTTCTGGCCGGTCCGCGACCCGGCGCCGCGGGCGCTCGCCAACCGCGGCGCGAACGGGATCGACGGGACGATCTCCACCGCCTACGGCGTCGCCGCCGCACCCGGCGCCGGGCCGACCTACCTGCTGATCGGCGACGTCGCGCTGGCCCATGACGTCGGCGGGCTGCTCGCGGGCCGGCGCCTCGGCGTGCCGCTCACGATCGTGGTCGTCGACAACGACGGCGGCGGGATCTTCGACTTCCTGCCCGTCGGCCAGGCCGGCGGCCCCGAGTACGAGGAGCACGTCCTGACGCCCACGGGCATCGACGTGGAGCGCGCAGCGGCCCTGTACGGGGCGCGCTACCGCGCGGTGGAGGACCTCCCGCAACTGCGCGCCGCACTCGCGGCGCCGGCCGCGGACGGCACCACGATCCTGCACGCGCGCACCGAGCGCGCCGCCAACGTCGCGCTGCACCGTGGCGTCTGGTCCGCGGTGCGCGCCGCACTGGCGTGA
- a CDS encoding alpha/beta fold hydrolase produces the protein MPETLVLLHGFGGTHRAWDPVLPELDHETYSPIVPDLRGHGTKSGVRPITFAGCVGDVLAAAPDAFTLCGYSMGGRVAQQVALAAPERVRRLVLVSTSAGIADAEWRRQRIAEDERFADDLERMTIAEYADYWMAQPLFAGTPPEAAAWWREDLLRNDPVGLAAALRAIGGGHMEPFWDRVSELTMPVTVVAGARDEKFVGFAEQYRRRLPHADVHVIDGAGHGLPREAPVALAALIGEGAVA, from the coding sequence ATGCCCGAGACACTGGTACTGCTCCACGGCTTCGGTGGGACCCACCGTGCCTGGGACCCTGTCCTGCCCGAGCTCGACCACGAAACCTACAGCCCGATCGTGCCGGACCTCCGCGGGCACGGCACGAAGTCCGGCGTGCGGCCGATCACCTTCGCGGGCTGCGTCGGCGACGTGCTGGCCGCCGCGCCCGACGCCTTCACCTTGTGCGGGTACTCGATGGGCGGCCGCGTGGCCCAGCAGGTGGCGCTCGCGGCGCCCGAGCGGGTGCGGCGCCTGGTGCTCGTCTCGACCTCCGCGGGCATCGCCGACGCGGAGTGGCGCAGGCAGCGCATCGCCGAGGACGAGCGGTTCGCCGATGACCTCGAGCGCATGACGATCGCGGAGTACGCCGACTATTGGATGGCGCAGCCGCTGTTCGCCGGCACGCCGCCGGAGGCGGCCGCGTGGTGGCGCGAGGACCTGCTGCGCAACGACCCGGTTGGCCTGGCCGCGGCGCTGCGCGCGATCGGCGGCGGGCACATGGAGCCGTTCTGGGATCGCGTGTCCGAGCTGACGATGCCGGTGACGGTCGTCGCCGGCGCGCGCGACGAGAAGTTCGTGGGCTTCGCCGAGCAGTACCGGCGGCGGCTGCCGCACGCCGACGTCCACGTGATCGACGGCGCGGGCCACGGCCTCCCGCGCGAGGCGCCGGTCGCGCTGGCCGCGCTGATCGGCGAGGGCGCGGTCGCGTGA
- a CDS encoding glycoside hydrolase family 3 N-terminal domain-containing protein, whose amino-acid sequence MRAAPLAVLLLVAAAVAGGCGGGDGATAKSTTASAERTAAGPADGGQAKDDDDGAARLTLRQAIGQRMVFAYSGARPPAALVKRIQRGEAAGVVLFSRNVTSVAAVRRQVGRLQRIKRPAAVDAPLLVMVDQEGGDVRRLPGPPAASAAQTRTAAQARANGRAAGRLLHGAGVNVDFAPVVDVARPGAALEREGRTYGRDAKTVAQRAGAFAQGLAAAGVQPVPKHFPGFGAATINTDDGAARVDLPLSTLRAIDGAPYGALKPDAVMISTAIYPRVDPRPAAFSRRWVTDELRGRHAFTGVAITDDLQAAAVARFGTPSQLAFFALRAGVDLPLFAQTYAAGARAAAGLERAVKSGALPRDELDAGARRVLRWRLDIAKDPSN is encoded by the coding sequence GTGAGGGCCGCGCCGCTCGCCGTCCTGCTGCTCGTCGCGGCGGCCGTCGCCGGCGGCTGCGGCGGCGGCGACGGCGCGACCGCGAAGTCCACCACCGCCTCGGCCGAGCGGACCGCCGCGGGCCCGGCGGACGGCGGCCAGGCCAAGGACGACGACGACGGCGCCGCCCGCCTCACCCTCCGCCAGGCCATCGGCCAGCGCATGGTCTTCGCCTACTCCGGCGCGCGCCCGCCCGCGGCGCTGGTCAAGCGCATCCAGCGCGGCGAGGCGGCGGGCGTCGTCCTGTTCTCGCGCAACGTCACGAGCGTCGCCGCCGTCCGGCGCCAGGTCGGCCGGCTGCAGCGCATCAAGCGGCCGGCCGCGGTCGACGCGCCGCTGCTGGTCATGGTCGACCAGGAGGGCGGCGACGTCCGGCGCCTGCCCGGCCCGCCCGCGGCCTCCGCGGCCCAGACCCGCACGGCGGCGCAGGCCCGCGCCAACGGCCGCGCCGCGGGCCGCCTGCTGCACGGCGCCGGCGTCAACGTCGACTTCGCGCCCGTCGTGGACGTCGCGCGCCCCGGCGCGGCGCTGGAACGCGAAGGCCGCACCTACGGCCGCGATGCCAAGACGGTCGCCCAGCGCGCGGGCGCGTTCGCGCAGGGCCTCGCCGCGGCCGGCGTGCAGCCCGTGCCCAAGCACTTCCCGGGCTTCGGCGCCGCGACGATCAACACCGACGACGGGGCCGCCCGCGTCGACCTGCCGCTCAGCACGCTGCGCGCGATCGACGGCGCGCCGTACGGGGCGCTGAAGCCCGACGCGGTGATGATCTCCACCGCGATCTACCCGCGCGTCGACCCGCGCCCCGCGGCGTTCTCGCGGCGCTGGGTGACCGACGAGCTGCGCGGGCGCCACGCGTTCACCGGCGTCGCGATCACCGACGACCTCCAGGCGGCGGCGGTCGCCCGCTTCGGCACGCCGTCGCAGCTCGCGTTCTTCGCGCTGCGCGCCGGCGTCGACCTGCCGCTGTTCGCCCAGACCTACGCGGCCGGCGCGCGCGCGGCGGCCGGGCTCGAGCGAGCCGTCAAATCCGGCGCGCTGCCCCGCGACGAGCTCGACGCCGGCGCGCGCCGCGTCCTGCGCTGGCGCCTGGACATCGCCAAGGACCCCAGCAACTAG
- a CDS encoding mandelate racemase/muconate lactonizing enzyme family protein yields the protein MEVALESVTHRLRTPLATSYGEVRERGAYVLSLTTADGVTGWGEAAPLEAYDGVPLEIVGAALERYAAVLADDRGRTGPQLLDACREVADLPQALAAVDMALWDAAGRRAGKPLCALLTDEWLDAVPVNATIGVTDRAGAAAAAAAFADEGFECVKVKVGIGDDAARVAAVRRAIGDGVALRVDANGAWSVEEAVHAIDVLGRSGLELVEEPVSGIAELRAVRERVPVRIAMDETAAEHGAIASAAADAVCLKISRAGGISALLAQAMLVRATGAEVYLASTIDGPLGIAAAAHCAAALKVELPCGLATLGMLDASGDAIPNTALPISHGRLRVPTGPGLLG from the coding sequence TTGGAGGTCGCACTCGAGTCCGTCACCCATCGCCTGCGCACGCCGCTGGCCACGTCCTACGGCGAGGTCCGCGAGCGCGGCGCCTACGTGCTGTCGCTGACGACCGCCGACGGCGTCACCGGCTGGGGCGAGGCCGCGCCGCTGGAGGCCTACGACGGCGTGCCGCTGGAGATCGTCGGCGCGGCGCTGGAGCGCTACGCGGCGGTGCTCGCCGACGACCGCGGGCGCACCGGCCCGCAGCTGCTCGACGCGTGTCGCGAGGTCGCCGACCTGCCCCAGGCGCTGGCCGCGGTCGACATGGCGCTGTGGGACGCCGCGGGCCGGCGCGCGGGCAAGCCGCTCTGCGCGCTGCTGACCGACGAGTGGCTGGACGCCGTCCCGGTCAACGCCACGATCGGCGTGACCGACCGAGCCGGCGCCGCCGCGGCCGCGGCCGCGTTCGCCGACGAGGGCTTCGAGTGCGTGAAGGTCAAGGTCGGGATCGGCGACGACGCGGCCCGCGTGGCGGCGGTGCGGCGCGCGATCGGCGACGGCGTCGCGCTCCGGGTCGACGCCAACGGGGCGTGGTCGGTCGAGGAGGCCGTGCACGCGATCGACGTCCTGGGCCGGTCCGGGCTGGAGCTCGTCGAGGAGCCGGTGTCCGGGATCGCGGAGCTGCGGGCCGTGCGCGAGCGCGTCCCGGTCCGGATCGCGATGGACGAGACGGCCGCCGAGCACGGCGCGATCGCGTCGGCCGCGGCCGACGCGGTGTGCCTGAAGATCTCGCGCGCGGGCGGGATCAGCGCATTGCTGGCGCAGGCGATGCTGGTCCGAGCCACGGGCGCCGAGGTCTACCTGGCCTCGACGATCGACGGCCCGCTCGGGATCGCGGCGGCGGCGCACTGCGCGGCCGCGCTGAAGGTCGAGCTGCCCTGCGGGCTGGCGACGCTCGGGATGCTCGACGCGTCGGGCGACGCCATCCCGAACACCGCGCTGCCGATCAGCCACGGCCGGCTGCGCGTGCCGACGGGCCCCGGCCTGCTCGGCTAG
- a CDS encoding LysR family transcriptional regulator, with protein MEIRHLRTIAAVARHGSFTKAGEELHLAQSAISQQIRRLEAELGIQVFTRSSRSVELTAEGRLVLDYAHRVLHEVEGLQNELEELSGLLRGELKLGGMYPTGLYDLADVIADFHTRHPGVAIHMVERTQDELLEQLRTDELDAAFTAVDPDALGEDFAASLVFEEEFVVALPPEHPLCAHDHVTYEQLAAEDLVTYRENSALRLRLEKAMAKLGLQPRNAFICTEMGAVRALVAKGLGVAVLPRSIALEPGPAITFRPVGPELLTWPTALVWRAGRRQPPAAKAFLQLALQRAEETGREHKSPVALVA; from the coding sequence ATGGAGATCCGACATCTGCGCACCATCGCCGCCGTGGCCCGGCACGGCTCGTTCACGAAGGCCGGCGAGGAGCTCCACCTGGCGCAGTCCGCGATCTCCCAGCAGATCCGCCGGCTCGAGGCCGAGCTCGGCATCCAGGTCTTCACGCGTTCCAGCCGCTCGGTCGAGCTGACGGCCGAGGGCCGCCTCGTCCTCGACTACGCCCACCGCGTCCTGCACGAGGTCGAGGGCCTGCAGAACGAGCTGGAGGAGCTGAGCGGCCTGCTGCGCGGCGAGCTCAAGCTCGGCGGCATGTACCCGACGGGCCTGTACGACCTCGCCGACGTCATCGCGGACTTCCACACGCGCCATCCGGGCGTCGCCATCCACATGGTCGAGCGCACGCAGGACGAGCTGCTCGAGCAGCTGCGGACCGACGAGCTCGACGCCGCCTTCACCGCCGTCGACCCCGACGCGCTCGGCGAGGACTTCGCGGCGAGCCTCGTCTTCGAGGAGGAGTTCGTCGTCGCGCTGCCGCCCGAGCATCCGCTCTGCGCGCACGACCACGTCACCTACGAGCAGCTGGCCGCCGAGGACCTCGTGACCTACCGCGAGAACTCCGCGCTGCGCCTGCGCCTGGAGAAGGCGATGGCGAAGCTCGGCCTGCAGCCGCGCAACGCCTTCATCTGCACGGAGATGGGCGCCGTCCGCGCGCTGGTCGCCAAGGGCCTCGGCGTCGCGGTCCTGCCGCGCTCGATCGCCCTCGAGCCCGGGCCGGCGATCACCTTCCGGCCGGTCGGGCCCGAGCTGCTCACGTGGCCGACGGCGCTGGTGTGGCGCGCGGGTCGCCGCCAGCCGCCGGCCGCCAAGGCCTTCCTGCAGCTCGCGCTCCAGCGGGCGGAGGAGACGGGCCGCGAGCACAAGTCGCCGGTCGCGCTGGTGGCCTAG
- a CDS encoding 1,4-dihydroxy-2-naphthoate polyprenyltransferase, with product MADAISQRPSPVKIWLLAARPRTLPAGVAPVLVGTALAAAERSSLRVGAFIAALLGAVFIQVGANLSNDYSDARRGADTEDRLGPVRVTAGGLVPPKQVLTATYVSFGLATLCGIYLIVVAGWVILAIGAASILAGVLYTGGPRPYGYEGLGDVFVFLFFGLVAVTGSYYAQVEKLEWEAFALAVPVGLIAAAILAVNNIRDAPTDSRVGKRTLAVRLGRSAARSIYAAEIYLAFAIPPIVWLAGGEHVGPWVLLTWLSLPLAVPLVRTVRQHDDGPTLNGALAKTGMLQLVFCVLLSAGLLLTG from the coding sequence ATGGCTGACGCGATCTCCCAGCGCCCCTCCCCCGTCAAGATCTGGCTGCTCGCCGCGCGCCCGCGGACGCTGCCGGCCGGCGTCGCGCCGGTGCTCGTCGGGACCGCCCTCGCCGCCGCCGAGCGCTCGTCGCTGCGCGTCGGGGCGTTCATCGCCGCGCTGCTCGGCGCGGTGTTCATCCAGGTCGGCGCGAACCTGTCCAACGACTACTCCGACGCGCGCCGCGGCGCCGACACCGAGGACCGCCTCGGGCCGGTGCGCGTCACCGCCGGCGGCCTGGTCCCGCCGAAGCAGGTGCTCACCGCGACCTACGTGTCGTTCGGGCTCGCCACGCTGTGCGGCATCTACCTCATCGTCGTCGCCGGCTGGGTGATCCTCGCGATCGGCGCGGCGTCGATCCTCGCGGGCGTCCTGTACACCGGCGGCCCGCGGCCCTACGGCTACGAGGGGCTGGGCGACGTCTTCGTCTTCCTGTTCTTCGGCCTGGTCGCGGTGACCGGCTCCTACTACGCGCAGGTCGAGAAGCTCGAGTGGGAGGCGTTCGCGCTCGCGGTCCCGGTCGGGCTCATCGCCGCGGCGATCCTCGCGGTCAACAACATCCGCGACGCGCCGACCGACTCGCGCGTCGGCAAGCGGACGCTGGCCGTCCGCCTGGGCCGCAGCGCGGCGCGCTCGATCTACGCCGCCGAGATCTACCTCGCGTTCGCGATCCCGCCGATCGTGTGGCTGGCCGGCGGCGAGCACGTCGGGCCCTGGGTCCTGCTGACCTGGCTGTCGCTGCCGCTCGCCGTGCCGCTCGTCCGGACCGTGCGCCAGCACGACGACGGGCCGACGCTGAACGGGGCGCTGGCGAAGACGGGCATGCTGCAGCTGGTGTTCTGCGTGTTGTTGAGCGCGGGGCTGCTGCTGACGGGCTGA